tgacgtcatattccttttctgttaaattaaataattccaaaaaatgattaaatctttagaaaatcatatcttttaatccgtagctcggatggaaaaactttgtacatgaaagttgctcagaacgacgagacgaatccgaatacgtagcccgttcgtccaccacacctccctaacctatcgaacacgcaactttccccctccgtttcatctgtccgaaaatgcgaaacatcgggaatactttcccggatgttccccccttcgccggtaccacctactgtcgcgttaggacacacctagcaccgctcattgccatgtcacgcatcgtcatgcttatgtttgcattgtatttactgttttcttcccccctcttctctccggtagactacgagaccgacactgctgctgcctagttcgactacggagttgacgacccctcctacttgccagagcaaccaggcaagccccccccttgatcaccagatatcgcctattcttctctatactgcttgcattagagtagtgtagcatgttactgctttccgttaatcctatcctgatgcatagcctgtccttgcttctactgttgttacctttacctgcaatcctacatgcttagtataggatgctagttttccatcagtggccctacattcttgtccgtctgctgtgctatactatcgggccgtgatcacctgggcggtgatcacgggtatatacttatatactctatacatgacacatgtggtaaataaagtcgggtcggctcgtaggagtacccgcaagtggatctttgtggcggagcgacagggcaggttgagaccgcctaggtgagaggtgggcctggccctggacggcgtccgcggttacttcgacataacacgcttaacgagttcttggtatttgatctgagtctggccatttggtctatacgcactaaccatctacgcgggagtagttatgggtatcccggcgtcgtggtatcagccgaagccttcgtgacgtcagcgactgagtggcgcgcgccggattggactggaacgccactaggctaggtctgcttccggccgcgtacgcaacgtgcaggtgtgcatagggcgatgggcccagacccctgcgcgcatagggttagaccggcgtgctgacctctctgttgtgcttaggtggggctgcgacgtgttgatcttccgaggccgggcatgacccagaaaagtgtgtccggccaaatgggatcgagcgtgttgggttatgtggtgcacccctgcagggaagtttatctattcgaatagccgtgtccctcggtaaaaggacgacccggagttgtaccttgaccttatgacaactagaaccggatactgaataaaatacacccttccaagtgccagatacaacccggtgatcgctctctaacagggcgacgaggaggggatcgccgggtaggattatgctatgcgatgctacttggaggacttcaatctactctcttctacatgctgcaagatggagatggccagaagcgtagtcttcgacaggattagctatcccctccttattctggcattctgcagttcagtccactgatatgcccctttacacatatacccatgcatatgtagtgtagctccttgcttgcgagtactttggatgagtactcacggttgcctttctccctctttttccccctttcctttctacctggttgtcgcaaccagatgctggagcccaggagccagacgccaccgtcgacgacgactcctacgacactggaggtgcctactactacgtgcaggccgctgacgacgaccaggagtagttaggaggatcccaggcaggaggcctgcgcctcgttcgatctgtatcccagtttgtgctagccttcttaaggcaaacttggtttaacttatgtctgtactcagatattgttgcttccgctgactcgtctgtgatcgagcacttgtattcgagccctcgaggcccctggcttgtattatgatgcttgtatgacttatttatgttttagaattgtgttgtgatatcttcccgtgagtccctgatcttgatcgtacacatttgcgtgcatgattagtgtacggtcaaatcaggggcgcaCCCAGTTTGCCAGTACAAGGCCTGCTTGCTTGATATGCACCCTTAATATGAGAAATTATTTCGGTGAAGACAGTGGATGCGGCAAATTTCTTTGTCAGATCTGCATTGAAACGAGGCCAGTAGAAAGCAGCAAATTTTTCATAGGTAACTTCCTTCAATTCAATAAAAGTTTGCACTGCACGAGATCTTGAATGGCCTCTCTCAAAGCTAGACTTCATTTCACCATAAAACGCATCAAAAAATGATGTCCGGCATGTTCCATCAAGCATCATCAAAAACTTACGATATGTTATAGTAAGAGGATAGTGCTCATGGGGTAGATCACAAAAATTGTCAGGAATTTCTGTAAACTCTTCCAGGTCATCCATGATGTCATGCATGTGAAGAATGCTAGGCTGGCCAGAGATATCACCGGTGCCAAATCTATAGGGGGTTGAAATAAATACAAGGATTATTGTTGGTACAAATCATGAAAGGAGCAAAGCAAAAATCCTTCAAAGAAATCATCGAACCAGTTTGTAATGTAATTTTGAAAAGAGCATCAAGCAAGGCTTGGTTGGCTAGTCATGTGAGTGGCTGAGTGCTCGCCCAACCCAGCCACATTCAAGGCCAGGCATGCAAAGTGGTGATCATGATTTATCTTCCCCTTCTATAAAAAGCCACTGGGGTAGTCCCAATATGTGCAGTTTTTTTAATAATTCCAATAATCATACATTTAAAGAGAAAATGCATCTCAGATGGATAAAAGATTAACCCTTCAGAAAGGTATGACAAAGGGTCTAGAGAATATGAGGTTAGAAATGCAGTAGAACAGAGTACTCTGTGtgtggtgtggggggggggggggggatgagccATGCCTGAAAATCATTTCCAAAATGGTGTAAAACACGTACACACTTCTAAGTAGAGCTCTAGTTCAACAGATTTACCTTTTAAGTCCAGAAATGTGATTTTTTATTGCTGAACACAACTTTGGGCTTACAGTGATAAACACTTGTTTCACAGAACTTTCTCCTGCGTCCTTCagtggcataatatttttgtgatcCAGCCCTGATAAATCATCTCCCAAATGTAGACCTTGGGAGGCAATCAATGACCGTTGCTCTTTTTGAATCAGTTTCATTGTCAATACAGTGGTTTTTCCGGTGCCTGACCTCCCAAGTATAAAACTAGTGAGCGGGAATTGGATTATCTCCTGCTCTTCATCAGTTAGTTCAAAGGGGATGTCGATTTCAGATCCATCAGTAGCTGTCAGCAAATGCTTTGCCACACCAGATGATAAAGAGTAGAATTTCATTAGCAAGAAGCTTTCGCTAACTTTTGAATTCTCCATGGCATATGATGTATCCACGAGATCATGCTCCTCATGAGCATCACCTTTGCAATCCTTGTTATAGCGGATAATATCATGCTCAATATGCCAAACCATAGGAACCTCCAGTTTCCTGTTATACACAACAAAGGAGGGCAAAAATTAGAAGAATGTCTACAGGCGGTTCATTTGTAGGCATGACtattcacaaacagttcatctcTCTAAGTATCATAAGTATAAAAAAATCCAAGTAACCACAGTACTATAGCCCATTAACAATAAAAGAAACTCATACCCCTGTGTCTGCACTCTCCTGCAATGATCCAGGTAATCATCTGTGTACATGGAAAACAGATTCTCGAGACGTTGAACAGTTCTGGCAACATTTTGCTGTGACACTAGGTCCCAAATTCTTATTATCTGAAAATACCTTCCTTCGGTTTTCTCCACGTCAGTACTCCAAACAAGATACAGGTTTCTGACCTTGTATATTTTTGCAAGATGAGAAGCACCAGGTATATCAATGTTCTTAACTGTTGTCCTCCAACCATCTCCGAGTCTGATAAGCTTTTGGAGTACTTCCTTCCTGAGCTGTGGTGATTTTAGTTTGGTGAAAGACTTTCTAAACTCGTCGCTAAGAATGACCTGTTGAAAATATGAATACCAAAAATGGAACATGAGAAAAAGTGTATATGACAAACAAGAAAGAACAGTGTGTTCTTCAAGAATACTACGAGGTTCACAAGATGgtactatatactccctccgcccggaaatacttgtcggagaaatggatgtatctagacgtatttagttctagatacatccaattttatctatttgtgcgacaagtatttccggacggagggagtagaaaagaaCCGCGTAATTGACATAGCATGGTACAAAGTAGCACATATCCTGAAAATCTTAATTACAAACCTCTCGCAATCCAATTACAGAGCAAACAGCATAGCAAAGACAAGTGAACCACACACATGATTCCAAAAAGTATAAGACACATGTACATACATGTGGTTTGCATGTATATTCATGAATACAAACAAAATCACACTATAAAGGAAGTGTATATTCAGCATGAGCCTCATAAGACACATGCACATACATGTGGTTTGCATTGTTGGTAACTACTAGAAAATATGAAGTATGGTCAAAGTCAAACTGGCTGAAACCATGGTAATTACCTTCCATCTAGTATTGCTGAAAACTGCTGAATCAGCATTAAGAAGATCGTCAAGTTCATCAAGCTCTTGCTTTACTTGCACAACCAACTTACACATGGTTGCGTCATTAGTGGCACTGAAAACACATTTACGTCTCTCTGCGTCAGCAACAAGGTCTGTCCATTCGGTCCCACTTTTATATAGTGTATGAGCGTTCCCAACAATCCAAAGACAGTGCCTGCATGAATAAAGCATCCATCAGATAATTTATATCACCAGTCTGACATACTTCGAACAGCAATAGAACAAGGGACCGCAAAAATATTGATGCACACCTTGCTCTAGTAAGAGCAACATTTGTTCTTTGGTTATCAGCAAGAAATCCAACAACTCCTCTCCCATTGGATCTAACAGTTGATAGTATTATTATATCATCCTCTTCTCCTTGGAAACCATCAACGGACTTCACCCGCACATGAAAGCCATCACATGTATCATATTTTTTGCCAAGCCGACTTTTAATTGCATCAACTTGAGCTTTATATGGAGAGACCACACCGATGCTGAGCCCTTGATCTGTTCTTTTCCAAGCTGCACAAAAACATAAGTGGTATGCTTACTGAACTTTAGGGACCAATCTTTGGACAAGGCTACTGGAAGAATTTCTTCAGCAAATTTAAGTTGATGTACCCCCAAATCATTGACATATCATTGCTTTTCCACTACAAAGTCTGAAGATAATAAAATTTACTAAAGCGGGCACATGCAGTGGCCAACTACTCTAACAGAGCATAAATGTTTCATCTACTTAATGTTCTTCTTTTTCTAAATAAAAATGTAAATTGTCTGCTGAACAGTGCAATAGAATTGAAATTCATAAAGCTGGATTGATGCAATTACCATATCACGAGATACACATAGAAAACTTCTCAGACGTACACTATTGCAGAGAACAACTTTCTACCAATGAATGTTATCAAGTATGCAGCACAAGAATGGAAGACCACACAAGCTTCTAAAGATCCCATGTTATATTAGCCAAGTCCTTTTATAAAAAAAACTAGAAAGGAAGACATTAAGGTTAAAGAAAGGATAGAGCTGAGCTTAGACATACATTTAAAGATGGTATGGATTAGGTGCAAAACAACAGCAACTTCAACCATGTTTCTGCGACTGTTTCCTGTGCCCTCTTTGTCTTCCCTTCCATCAGTGACATTTATAAACGTGTAGCTGCCAAAAGGGAGGCATGTGTAATCCTTGTTATAACTTGGAGACAGGACATTGGAACCATCTAAAATCTTCCTCCCATAAAACTGAGTATTTGGAAATAAGCTGATACAAGGATTCATGCGATACTGTATATTCAGCAAAtgtttatcaaatttgagcatAACCAATCTCCCAAATAGACTTGTCTCAAATCCAGCTTCTTTGCATACCTAGAGATAAACAATGAAAGGTAAGACTTAAGAATATCAAAAACAGATCAGTAACAATGGAACATGAAAGAAAGATAAGGCCATTACATTTTTTTTCAAGAAAAGAAAGTGTTTCAGTATCAGAAGTTTATCTTGTTGATAAATGCACCAATATAATTAATAAAGGAAACAAGACAATGTAAAGAGGGTGAGGCAAAACCTTACTTTGCTTTTAACCATTGCACTCAGCTGACAGTCATCTCCTACCAAAACAACATGTTTTAACCAATGCAGACGTAGTGGATCACCAATTCACACTCCCGCACTTGAGCAGCCTCATCAACAATTAATACATCGAGGGGTGCAATCTCCATGTGATGTAACCGATAAGAGCTAGAGGCGGTACAGAAAAGAAGTGTTGCATTACGTATGCAGTAGCTCTGGACCCAGTCTTTGCCTACTCCAGTGGGTAAATTAAGCGAGTGTAGCAGATCTTTAAGCAACTTAAGGCATGAAGACCTTGCTCCGTCCAGTTCCTTCTCAACAGAAGATATAGGCTGTGCACAAACAGAGTTTTCAGTTGACAGGTAACCAAGGCCCCTTTTCAAACCCTCTTCGGTCAAGTCTACGTTGCACAGAAGGGTCCAAAATTTTCCAGCATATTCAGCAATGAAGATATATTTATGACACTATCACGagaaaagcaccttccaggaaGGTGAACCCACAAATTCATTATGCATCTTTTCAGAGCTATTGCTGTCGCATCAAATTGTTTCTTTATGAAGTCCAGAAAGCACACTGGATCAATTTTGCCATCATCCTCAAGAAGCATATCATACCGTGAAGCAGAGTCTTCAAAAAAGGATATCATTGAAGCTATTCTGTAGTTCCATCCGGACAATGATGAAAAGCATTCCACAAGTTCATCGACACGAAAGTCCAAGAAAACTTCCTGAAGATCCTCGGTGATGTCCATGTTAGACCTGTTCCCAAATAGCAAGATATCTCCAAGAGAAGAAGGTAGACAAATGTTGTCAATGTGCTCATTGAAATCCTTCAAGTTCTGAAGGAAACGAGTGCAAACTCCAACAACAGCAACATTTGTGGAAGCACAGGTAAGAGTTCTGCATTTCAAACACGCCAAAACCCACAGTAAAGCGCTAACCGTCTTGGTCTTCCCAGTGCCTGGTGGACCCCATATAAGCTTCACGCGGTTCACATGCCCACATCGTACAGCTGAGATGACAGATTCAATAGCATCTAATTGCGATTGATTAAGCTTAACTGACAGTAGTTGCTCTGTGTAAGAAGCCAAACAGCCCCCATCCTGTTTAGCACACATACGGCAAACATCCTCACCCTGCAACAGAGCCAACAAAGAGGAGCTCAAGAAGTTAGGCCCCATGTATACCAATTTATAATGGTGATGAAAATAGCAAGTAAAACTAAAATGCGAAAATTCATTTCATCTTACCAGATTTGTGGGGGCTAAAAGCAACTTGATTACTGTGAAATTTTCGTTCATGTGTGTATCGAAGGTAAGTGCTTTCCATATCCGTGTGTTTGTCGTGATATTATTGAGAAATATTGCATGCTTGAGTTTGTTTAAATCTTCTTCTTCCAAACAATTATTCTTTGCAACTTTGACTCTGAAGCCCTTCTGGTATTCATCATCCATAGAAACCTCAGTGACCATTGCCAAGCAATATGTCACACCATGGCGGTTTAAGTCCTCTGCAGCTTCAGGTTTTACGCTAGACAAAATATAGATGTCACCATTCCTCGCAGAATAAGCCCCAGTAGAAAAACCAGCATCATTGTCCCAAAAGTCCACATCCATAAAGTATGATCCTGGTTTTCCTGCTACCTCCATGGAAAGTATTTTCGACGAGGGTGCTTCACTGATGAGTTCAAGGCATGAGCACAGATCTGATCTTGTTTCTTCAATCAGAGGCACACGATACGACGTGAGATAGTGATTAAGTGACTTGAAGTTGCAGGGAATAGTCTCAACCTAAACACAAAAGAGGTCATAGATGAAATATGGTTATGGGTAGCAAAAGATTCTCCAACAGTTCTTGAGCACAAGAATGGCATGTAAGTAATGCTAGCAAAATAGCTATCTGGTCAATTTCATCTACTGCAAGAGCAAGCAATGTTCAATACAGGGCTTAAGTTGTTCATATCAACCAGACATAATATTCTCATTGGAAAACAATTTATAGTTTCTGCCACCAGATTGTACAGCATCACAACATGTATGTCTCTTATTAGGATACATATATATGACTTACACGCCCATCATCTCCCAACAGCCATTTCAACTCACACCATGTATTATCCAAATAATTTTTAGAATGAAATGGGCTAGATGATGCTACAGCCAGCTACAACACTTGACAAATGGTGGTGCGTCATGGGCATGGCAAATTAGTGTGTCATCCTTCTCAACAGCAATGGGCACACCCATCAGTGACATAAAATTTATACGTAACATCTAGTTAGCCCGGATCAGCACATATGGCACCAACAGCAACATGAAATTCCTGAAATACCATGTGTTACCAAGCACGCAACAATTATGTTGCCATCAGACGTCCAGGAATGGCACTCAGCACATGTCAATTGCACATCCATGACACGTGGACagaaaacccctctaaaccccagCGCACGGACCACACACAGACAAAGCACCATCATTTGGAGCATCCAATTGACCCAGCTTTGATTGCACATAAAAGGCAGCAAACAACAGCGCGCTAAATGCAATTAACATCATATTTAAGCACAACCAGAAACCTAGAGGGCATATGCATGCATACGCTTCGCCGGTCCGGGGCCCATACATACGCACAGGTTCCGAAAAATAAAAAGGCTCAAGCTTGCAAAAAAGACTAGAAATTGCAGGCAATAGTCCCAACCTAAACACAAAAGAGGTCATAGATGGAATATGGTTATAGGTAGCAAAATATTATACAACAGTCCTTGAGCACACGAATGACATGTAATTAATGCTAACAAAATACTAGCTATCTGGTCAAGTTCATCTACTGCAAGAGTAAGCAAGGTTCAATACAGAGCTTAAGCTGCTCATATCAACCATAGACATAATTTTCATAGCAAAAACAATTTATAGTTTCTTCCACCAGATTGTACAGCATCGCGATATGTATCTCTCTCATCAGGATACCTATCATTTCCCAACAGACCTTTAAAACTTACACCACATATTATCTAATGTTTTTTAGCATGAGACGGGCACTTGACAAATGGTGGAAAATCATGGGCATAGAAAATTAGTGTGTCATCCTTTTCAAAAGCAATGGGCATCTCGATCAGTAACATAAAAATTATATGTAACATCTAGTTAGCCTGAATCAGCACATATGGCACTCACAGCAACATGTAATTCCCTGAAAACACCACGTGTCACCAAACGCGCAAAAATTATGTTGCCATCAGCACATGCGAATTGCACATCCATGACCCGTGGACAGAAAACCCTTACTAAACCCCACGACCACAGACAGACAGAGTACCATCATTTCGTCATTTGGAGCATCCAACTGACCCAACTTGGTTGCGCATAAAAGGCAGCGAACAACAGCACGCTAAAAGCGGTCAATCAAGGAAGACCAGCAGATTTAAGCACAACCAGAAACCTAGCACGCATATGCTTGGCCGGTCCAGGGTCCATACGTACACACATATTCGAAAATAAGAAGGCTCAAGCTTGCAAAAAAAGACTTAAAGTTACAGGGAACAGTCTCGACCTGAACACAAAAGAGGTGATGAATGAAATATGATTataggtagcaaaagattcaccAACAGCTCCTTAAGCACAGAAATGGCATGTGATAAACAGAGTCAATTTAATCTACTGCAATAACAAGCAGGGATCAACATAGGGCTTAACAACAGATAATTTCTGCTGCCAAATTGAAATTGTACAACATCGCAGGCTGTATATCTCTCTCATTAGGACACATAACTTACACACCCATCATCTCCCAGCATTCATTTTAAAACGTCTTGTGTAAACTTTTTTGGGAATGAGACTAGATGGTGCTACAGCCTGCCCGGTACAACCCTTGACAAATGGTGGCACATGACGGACCTAGCAAATCAGTGTCATTATTTTCAAGAGAAATGGGCAATTGATCAGTAGCACAAGAATCGTGCACAACAACCCCGTTACCCCGAATTAGTCACATACGGCACCAACAAGCAACAGCAATACTTACTGTACTTCCCAACGGACATATATCATGCGCCACCAGACGCTGAGCAATTACATATGCTGCCATCATCAGGCACAAACAGTCCATTAATGGCACCCGGTACACGGCACTCGCACATCCATGACACGTGGACAGAAACCCCCCTCAAAATCCCTAGCGCACGGACCCAGATTGACCAGCAGAACGCGGCGAACGACAGCGCGCTCCACTGGGCGCGACGGATCGATCAAAGATAACCGCCGGACTTAAGCACGAGAAGCTAGCAGAAGCGATGCACGCGCCGGTCCGGGGTCCGTACGACGTACTAGGCGCAGATTCGAACCGagcagaaagaaaagaaagggccaCGCTTTGCAAAACCGCGCGTCGGGAGGGAAGGATGGGTGGATGGCGCCGGTGGGTGTACCTTGTCCCTGTAGAGGTCGTCGTCGCTGATCTCCTGCGCCGTCCAGGAGAGCACCACCTCCTCCAAATCCGCCTCCCCCATGTCGCCGGCGCGCGGACGGCCGCGCTCTGTGCCCCCACTCCTCTGAAGCGGTCACGCGCGAGCACCCGAGCGAGCAGCAGGCGGCATTTGCGAGCAGGAGGAGGGTGAGGGGGAAGGGGGTTTGGCTGTGGTGGTCTTGGCCGTGTGGAGGAGGAGTCAAGGTGGTGGAGAAAAGCAAAGCAGAGAGAGCAGAGCAGAGGAAAGCAGGGGCGATCAAAATGGGGAAGGGAGGGGGGCTCAGACCGATCGGCGCAGAAATCTTTTGCTTCTGCGGGAGGGAAAGAGGCTGCTTCCCTCCCTTGTTGGGACGCGGGCCCTTGTTTCACGGGGCGGGTAAAAAGAAGAGGGATGGGAGGGGAGGGTGGCAGGCAGACGCGGTGAGTGAATGCTCGTGaacttgtgagagagagagagatggggagtGGGGAGCGCCGGGGTAGCTACGGTGAAAATGGCCATGGTAAAAAGTGCAGGCAGTGGAAGAACGTGGTCTCTCCTTGCTGGGTTTGGTcgttcctttctttttctttttctccggGGCGACCGATCCGGGGTGGTTCACGCCGTGTTCTCCTCCCAGGTAGCACTAGTGCACTACGATAGCCAGACCACGCATGTGTTCTCCTCCCACGCATGTGTTTCACTGGTGCTACGTTTTCCCTGAACGGGTGACGGGTCACGACGGACCTCAAACAGCTCAGTAAAGAAAAATTATAAACTCATGTGTAAGTATATTGCAGTAGTGGCAGTACGCAAAGAAAGGACCCAGATGGAAACCAGAATTACAAGTCAGTCCAATCACTTTGCAGAGAGGCCCCTGGATGGACACGAGAAGAAGATGGCAATTTGATCCGCCGCCTTCAACGAGGCTCCGACACCAAGCCAAGCTCGCCGTTGTCGAGAACAGAGCCACCTGGGTATAAAGGGGCTTGCCCAGCCGAAGTCGAGCGAAGAAGAAACGAACGATGAGCCGCATCCAAACCTGCCTCCCTTTCGACATCTTGGTTGGGAGGAAAACGCCGCCATCTGGCAGAACGGTCAGGGAAGGAACAGGCAGAGCCGCTGCAAAACACCGCTAAGAAGCGCGGGGCTGAGTAGCAGTAGGTGCCACGGATTAGAGGTCGGGAACCCGTCTCCGAGGCGACGACAGATTCCAAGATAATTGGAACGAGCGCACCTTGAGCTCCTCAGCCTCCACCTCGATGGGTGAAGAAACAAGGAACAAAAAGCCTCCAAAATACGCTAGATCCCATCGCCACACGAGCTTATTTGAAGAGCTAGCGGCGGATCCACCACTAGTTGCCTCCTTCCTCCATGGAAGCTAGGCTTGGGGGTGGACTCGGTCCACCTGGCGCTACTCTTTCAATAACACGCAAGAGAAGTGTGTGTCTTTTGTATTAAGGAGTTCGAATATTCCGTCGACAACCGAGAAGCCATAGGTTGTGGGGGACCTAGAATCTCACCATTGGGTTGTGCCACAATTAAAAATTTGTGAAATATTACATGAAAAATTGTAAAATTTGCTCTAAATATCAACATAATATGAGCAAACAATCTTAACATAGCATTAACTTGTTAGATATGTAATGTTAAAAACATAGTAAAACTTATTTTTTCCAATTTTGGAGGGGGTGGCATGACACATCCCTCCCCTAGATTGCCACTGGCCATAGGCCGGCCTTCGATAACATAAAGAAAAGCAGACTACTCGGCTTATGGTTTGCTATGCCTAGTTTGCTACCGGAGAGCAAGCTCCACTCTAGCCCTAGCTATGACGGCCGATGGAAGGGAGTAGTTGTTCTTGAAAACACGGTTAATGCGCTCCAGCCATATTAATCGGAGCCCCACTACGATTAGAGAGCTGATCTCAATGCGATGTGCTTGAGGGGTAGCTAGCATCGACAACTCTTGGCCACCAAGCGCCAATGGAGGGGGTATCCAAGTTGAAGTGAGGCGGTGCAGACGATATGGGGGGGGGCAGCGCCCACAACACTTGGCCACCAAGCGCCAATGAAAGGGGTATCAAAGTTGAAGTGAGGCGGTGCAGACGATACGGGGGGCAGCGTCGACAACACTTGGCCACCAAGCGCCAATGGAAGGgcgatacatccattttgcatcatgttttcctattgatatttatcgcattatggactattatttcattttataatacaattcttatgccttttctctcttcttttgcaagtttcacatgaagaggaagattgccgggagctggaattctggaccggaaagggctATATCGGAGAcacttattctgcacaactccaaatgacctgaaagtTGACGAATAAtcattttggaatttataaaagaTATTGGCGAAAGAATTACCAGAGGAGGACTCACCAGgaagccacaagcctggggggcgcgcctcccgagcttgtggCGCCCCGGCCTGGCAAGCCTCCAcgggccatcttctgctatatgatgccatttgacctagaaaaaatcagaaggaagctttcgggacgaagcgccaccgtctcgaggcagaacctgggcaggagcacttttgctcttcggTAGAgagattctgccggggaaacttcctccatgagggggaaatcaaagccaccgtcatcaccaacgatcctctcatcgtgggagggtcaatctgaaggaaatatgccctagaggaaataataaagtattacatatttccttatatcatgataaatatttattattcatgctagaattgtattaaccggaaacataatacatgtgtgaatatatggacaaacagagtgt
This region of Triticum aestivum cultivar Chinese Spring chromosome 2D, IWGSC CS RefSeq v2.1, whole genome shotgun sequence genomic DNA includes:
- the LOC123054441 gene encoding uncharacterized protein, with product MVKSKVCKEAGFETSLFGRLVMLKFDKHLLNIQYRMNPCISLFPNTQFYGRKILDGSNVLSPSYNKDYTCLPFGSYTFINVTDGREDKEGTGNSRRNMVEVAVVLHLIHTIFKSWKRTDQGLSIGVVSPYKAQVDAIKSRLGKKYDTCDGFHVRVKSVDGFQGEEDDIIILSTVRSNGRGVVGFLADNQRTNVALTRARHCLWIVGNAHTLYKSGTEWTDLVADAERRKCVFSATNDATMCKLVVQVKQELDELDDLLNADSAVFSNTRWKVILSDEFRKSFTKLKSPQLRKEVLQKLIRLGDGWRTTVKNIDIPGASHLAKIYKVRNLYLVWSTDVEKTEGRYFQIIRIWDLVSQQNVARTVQRLENLFSMYTDDYLDHCRRVQTQGKLEVPMVWHIEHDIIRYNKDCKGDAHEEHDLVDTSYAMENSKVSESFLLMKFYSLSSGVAKHLLTATDGSEIDIPFELTDEEQEIIQFPLTSFILGRSGTGKTTVLTMKLIQKEQRSLIASQGLHLGDDLSGLDHKNIMPLKDAGESSVKQVFITVSPKLCSAIKNHISGLKRFGTGDISGQPSILHMHDIMDDLEEFTEIPDNFCDLPHEHYPLTITYRKFLMMLDGTCRTSFFDAFYGEMKSSFERGHSRSRAVQTFIELKEVTYEKFAAFYWPRFNADLTKKFAASTVFTEIISHIKGAYQASRPCTGKLGAPLI